In a single window of the Rhodothermales bacterium genome:
- a CDS encoding MgtC/SapB family protein → MFDTANEDLVILAEIALALVCGGAIGLERELAGKWAGLRTNMLVCFGAALFVKTSQIIVLTTVPLWESSGLSDSAFSADPVRIVQAIVVGVSFVGAGAVFRDPDKNVARGMTTAATLLVVAPIGIAVAEGRYLLAVGATVLVILVLRVLDWVEERFIPDRTDAS, encoded by the coding sequence ATGTTCGACACCGCGAACGAAGACCTCGTCATCCTCGCCGAGATCGCCCTCGCCCTCGTATGCGGCGGCGCGATCGGGCTCGAACGCGAGCTCGCCGGCAAGTGGGCCGGCCTCCGCACGAACATGCTCGTCTGCTTCGGCGCCGCCCTCTTCGTGAAGACGAGCCAGATCATCGTGCTCACGACGGTCCCGCTCTGGGAGAGCTCCGGCCTCTCCGACTCCGCCTTCAGCGCCGACCCCGTCCGCATCGTGCAGGCCATCGTCGTCGGCGTCTCGTTCGTCGGTGCGGGGGCCGTCTTCCGCGACCCGGACAAGAACGTCGCGCGCGGGATGACGACGGCGGCGACGCTCCTCGTCGTCGCGCCCATCGGGATCGCCGTGGCCGAGGGGCGCTACCTCCTCGCCGTCGGCGCGACGGTCCTCGTCATCCTCGTCCTCCGCGTGCTCGACTGGGTCGAAGAGCGCTTCATTCCCGACCGCACCGACGCCTCGTGA
- a CDS encoding peptide chain release factor-like protein — protein MIPIPDTDDALLAECDVDTFRSGGKGGQHANKTESAVRLRHRPSGLVVTSQQERSQHRNKQIALDELRLRLVRLNFKPPRRVKTKPTKASKRRRVEAKRKRSEKKKLRRPPRLGD, from the coding sequence GTGATCCCCATCCCCGACACCGACGACGCCCTGCTCGCCGAGTGCGACGTGGACACGTTCCGCTCCGGCGGGAAGGGCGGCCAGCACGCGAACAAGACGGAGTCCGCCGTCCGGCTCCGCCACCGCCCGAGCGGCCTCGTCGTGACGAGCCAGCAGGAGCGGAGCCAGCACCGGAACAAGCAGATCGCGCTCGACGAGCTCCGCCTCCGCCTCGTGCGGCTGAACTTCAAGCCGCCCCGCCGCGTCAAAACCAAGCCGACGAAAGCGTCGAAACGCCGTCGGGTCGAGGCCAAGCGCAAGCGCTCGGAGAAGAAAAAGCTCCGCCGCCCGCCCCGTCTCGGCGACTGA
- a CDS encoding Rho termination factor N-terminal domain-containing protein, whose product MAKNHGPSVKKDDTYEELRDKGYSKEKSARIANAQANGGQHPSKKGGHAKKYEDRTKDELYEQAKQVGIEGRSKMSKSELIDALRNH is encoded by the coding sequence ATGGCGAAGAACCACGGACCGAGCGTCAAAAAAGACGACACCTACGAAGAACTCCGCGATAAGGGCTACTCCAAAGAGAAGTCCGCCCGCATCGCGAACGCGCAGGCGAACGGCGGGCAGCACCCGTCGAAGAAGGGCGGCCACGCGAAAAAGTACGAGGATCGCACGAAGGACGAACTCTACGAGCAGGCGAAGCAGGTTGGCATCGAGGGCCGCTCGAAGATGAGCAAGAGCGAGCTGATCGACGCGCTCCGCAACCACTGA